A single genomic interval of Alcaligenes sp. SDU_A2 harbors:
- a CDS encoding cobaltochelatase CobT-related protein, producing MTTATPLRRLHRAHELGAAVARALTDDPSIHHRQQTLYRGEQRLASLAPHIRPDAHDQAHSLRGVADSLALRRLHTRRALHANRLPEEPVARLFFDWLELLRTETLAGSQWPGVRQNLRTRFERWSAGYHHHGHTRSELGLLVYTVAQMVWSRLNGWPVLEETEDLIESTRAGIAPLMGGLLQTLKRSVADQDRYGLAALELAERIGLTIKELRPATSRPSNAETPELQDFALLLPDSNDPSDGGLRHGQERTAQDAQHSPYRIFDRSGDKEEQMADLVRAPLLRQLREQLDQNIAAYGLPLPRLVARMRKMLRQPVREQWQYGQTDGLVDGRRLAQLICSPQERRLFKQVDEPLRNQCAVTFLLDCSGSMKDQAQTLAVMVDVLARALERSGAQTEVLGFSTQTWNGGRPYRRWLARGKPAQPGRLNETSHRIFKAASSTWRQARPAIAALLKQDLYREGVDGEALAWACQRSLALTAKRHLVYVISDASPMDSATALANGPDYLDQHLLQVLRVYERQGVEITGIGLGLDLGALYRHTLVAHMEKGLDQQFLDDFIASLAPGRARHGR from the coding sequence ATGACCACGGCCACGCCCTTGCGTCGTCTGCACCGCGCCCACGAGCTGGGCGCAGCCGTCGCCCGCGCCCTGACGGACGACCCAAGCATCCATCATCGGCAACAGACGCTGTATCGCGGCGAGCAGCGCCTGGCCAGCCTGGCCCCGCATATCCGCCCCGACGCACACGACCAGGCCCACAGCCTGCGCGGCGTCGCCGACAGCCTGGCGCTGCGCAGGCTGCACACCCGACGCGCGCTGCACGCCAATCGTCTACCCGAAGAGCCCGTCGCCCGGCTGTTCTTTGACTGGCTGGAGCTGCTGCGCACCGAAACCCTGGCTGGCAGCCAGTGGCCTGGGGTGCGCCAGAATCTGCGCACGCGTTTCGAGCGCTGGTCTGCCGGCTATCACCACCACGGCCATACCCGCAGCGAACTGGGCCTGCTGGTCTATACCGTGGCGCAGATGGTGTGGAGCCGCCTGAACGGCTGGCCAGTGCTGGAAGAAACCGAAGACCTGATCGAATCCACGCGCGCCGGCATCGCTCCCCTGATGGGCGGGCTGCTGCAAACGCTCAAGCGCAGCGTGGCCGACCAGGATCGCTACGGACTGGCCGCACTGGAGCTGGCCGAACGCATCGGCCTGACGATTAAAGAACTGCGCCCCGCCACGAGCCGCCCCAGCAATGCCGAAACGCCGGAACTGCAGGACTTTGCCCTGCTGCTGCCCGACAGCAACGATCCCAGTGACGGCGGCCTGCGGCACGGCCAGGAGCGCACAGCACAAGACGCCCAGCACAGCCCTTATCGCATCTTTGATCGCAGCGGCGACAAAGAAGAACAGATGGCCGATCTGGTGCGCGCCCCTTTGCTGCGCCAACTGCGCGAACAACTGGATCAGAACATTGCCGCCTATGGCCTGCCCCTGCCGCGCCTGGTTGCCCGCATGCGCAAGATGTTGCGTCAACCCGTGCGCGAGCAATGGCAATACGGCCAGACAGACGGCTTGGTGGATGGCCGCCGGCTGGCCCAACTGATTTGTTCGCCGCAAGAACGACGCCTGTTCAAACAAGTGGACGAACCGTTGCGCAACCAATGCGCCGTCACCTTCTTGCTGGACTGCTCGGGATCGATGAAGGACCAGGCCCAGACCCTGGCCGTCATGGTCGATGTCCTGGCCCGCGCCCTGGAGCGCAGCGGCGCGCAGACCGAAGTACTGGGATTTTCCACCCAGACCTGGAACGGCGGACGCCCCTACCGCCGCTGGCTGGCACGTGGCAAGCCCGCCCAGCCCGGCCGCTTGAACGAAACCAGCCACCGCATCTTCAAGGCGGCTTCCAGCACCTGGCGTCAGGCGCGCCCGGCCATTGCCGCCCTGCTCAAGCAGGATCTATATCGCGAAGGTGTGGATGGCGAAGCCTTGGCCTGGGCATGCCAGCGCAGTCTGGCGCTGACGGCAAAACGGCATCTGGTCTATGTCATCTCGGACGCCAGTCCAATGGACAGCGCCACCGCTCTGGCCAATGGCCCGGACTACCTGGATCAGCACCTGCTACAGGTCTTGCGCGTCTACGAGCGCCAAGGTGTGGAAATCACCGGCATAGGACTGGGGCTGGATCTGGGCGCGCTGTACCGGCACACGCTGGTGGCCCATATGGAAAAAGGGCTGGACCAGCAGTTTCTGGACGACTTCATTGCCAGCCTGGCGCCGGGGCGTGCCCGCCACGGTCGGTAG